One window of Arthrobacter oryzae genomic DNA carries:
- a CDS encoding glutathionylspermidine synthase family protein: MKRLSATPRPGWKQKIEEQGLVFSTTTMPDGKKIEYWNESAYYEFTMDEVETLEKTAEDMHLMCLEAAKYLATGAMGNIGIGPQALELAAESLQAGDMDIYGRFDFVYDGRGGPAKMLEYNADTPTGLIEAAVAQWFWLQDVFPEKDQWNGIHEALIRQWKKLQYRTGMSTLHVAHSEAEQSGEDWMTAAYMRDVAGQGGWTTIGINMSDIGWDPNLNRFVDLDNFMISTIFKLYPWELMMKEPFGQRLLQRAHNPRWVEPAWKMLLSNKALLAALWHLYPDHPNLLPAYLNEPGPLKEWVAKPLHGREGDNIKIHAAGITMEQPGGYGREGWCYQQFHSLPDFDGNHPVLGLWVVDGESVGCGIRESDGPITDYFCRFVPNTIDAPAPLSVQAASASSSKAGIAL; this comes from the coding sequence GTGAAGAGACTGAGCGCAACCCCGAGGCCCGGCTGGAAGCAGAAGATCGAGGAACAGGGGCTCGTCTTTTCCACTACCACCATGCCGGACGGCAAGAAGATCGAGTACTGGAACGAGTCCGCCTACTACGAATTCACCATGGACGAGGTGGAAACCCTAGAAAAGACCGCCGAGGACATGCACCTGATGTGCCTGGAGGCGGCCAAGTACCTGGCCACCGGGGCGATGGGCAACATCGGAATCGGGCCGCAGGCCCTCGAACTGGCCGCGGAATCACTGCAGGCCGGGGACATGGACATCTATGGCCGCTTCGACTTCGTGTACGACGGCCGCGGCGGTCCGGCGAAAATGCTGGAGTACAACGCGGACACGCCCACGGGGCTGATTGAGGCTGCCGTGGCGCAGTGGTTCTGGCTGCAGGACGTGTTTCCGGAGAAGGACCAGTGGAATGGCATCCACGAGGCGCTGATCCGGCAGTGGAAAAAGCTCCAGTACCGGACCGGCATGAGCACCCTCCATGTGGCGCACTCGGAAGCCGAACAGTCCGGGGAGGACTGGATGACGGCGGCCTACATGCGCGACGTCGCCGGCCAGGGCGGCTGGACCACCATCGGCATCAACATGTCCGATATCGGCTGGGACCCCAACCTGAACCGCTTCGTGGACCTGGACAACTTCATGATCAGCACCATTTTCAAGCTGTATCCGTGGGAACTGATGATGAAGGAGCCTTTCGGCCAGCGGCTCCTGCAGCGCGCGCACAATCCGCGCTGGGTGGAGCCGGCGTGGAAGATGCTGCTGTCCAACAAGGCGCTCCTGGCGGCGCTGTGGCACCTGTATCCGGACCACCCGAACCTCCTCCCGGCATACCTCAACGAGCCCGGTCCGCTGAAGGAATGGGTGGCAAAGCCGCTGCACGGCCGCGAGGGAGACAACATTAAGATCCACGCCGCCGGCATCACCATGGAACAGCCGGGCGGCTACGGGCGCGAGGGCTGGTGCTACCAGCAGTTCCACTCCCTGCCAGATTTCGACGGAAACCACCCCGTCCTGGGCCTGTGGGTGGTGGATGGCGAGTCCGTGGGCTGCGGCATCCGCGAATCCGACGGACCCATCACCGATTACTTCTGCCGGTTCGTCCCCAACACGATCGACGCCCCGGCACCCCTGTCAGTCCAGGCCGCCTCGGCCTCCTCCAGCAAAGCAGGTATCGCACTATGA
- a CDS encoding Tat pathway signal protein, which yields MDPQDPNKDPKNARSGHQGTDGQAAEATGFGPSEPGWMTAPQDFTPQPHDPATGQLPPWQVPKPELRPELLNDPAAGSRGAGAGSRPPGAGKPGPVIDPFERERERETATRKKRSQRRTVVVGLGVTALLAGTITAIVASNEAEADYAQVCFNDETGERVEDTRCDNSSSAGRSSAIYAWYFYSRGSSVPAVGQNRSQYPSFTKTVPQGAKTSTGYSTKGGTVSRGGFGSSSKGGSTGG from the coding sequence ATGGACCCGCAGGACCCGAACAAGGATCCAAAGAACGCCCGTTCCGGGCACCAGGGCACGGACGGCCAGGCGGCAGAAGCCACAGGCTTCGGCCCTTCGGAACCCGGCTGGATGACCGCACCCCAGGACTTCACGCCGCAGCCGCACGATCCCGCCACCGGCCAGCTGCCGCCGTGGCAGGTCCCCAAACCGGAGCTCCGCCCCGAGCTGCTCAACGACCCCGCCGCAGGCAGCAGGGGCGCCGGCGCAGGCAGCCGGCCGCCCGGAGCCGGGAAGCCCGGCCCCGTCATCGACCCCTTTGAACGCGAACGCGAGCGGGAAACCGCGACACGCAAGAAGCGCTCGCAACGCCGTACCGTCGTCGTCGGCCTGGGTGTTACCGCCCTGCTGGCAGGCACCATCACCGCCATCGTGGCCAGCAACGAGGCGGAAGCCGATTACGCGCAGGTCTGCTTCAACGATGAAACCGGCGAGCGCGTGGAAGACACCCGGTGCGACAACAGCAGCAGCGCCGGCCGGAGCTCCGCAATCTATGCCTGGTACTTCTACTCGCGCGGCTCCAGCGTCCCGGCCGTGGGGCAGAACCGCTCGCAGTACCCCAGCTTCACCAAGACCGTCCCGCAGGGGGCGAAAACGTCCACGGGGTACAGCACCAAGGGCGGCACCGTCAGCAGGGGCGGCTTCGGCAGCAGCTCCAAGGGCGGAAGCACGGGAGGCTAG
- a CDS encoding APC family permease yields the protein MSTGNSTAGVRSGGQPPAVPSKGLRAGILDLGDSVMLGLASTAPVYSLAATLGLIVAVNGNYTPLILLLGFVPVLFIAYAFRELNSAMPDCGTTFIWARRAFGPWAGWLGGWGVALAGIVVLANLAQVAGQYLWLLIGDGSLAENDLLVTATGVVFIIFMTLVNYRGIRLGEHVQRVLTYVQYVSLGIFALAIVFRITGGAPEGQAFDFEWFNPAGAFADPGAVVHGALLALFIYWGWDTCLAVNEETENPATTPGRGAVISAFVLVAIYVSVALLVMMYATVGTDGIGLGNAENQDDVFLAMRDVVLGPWGWLIVVAVLASVLSSTQTTILPTARGTLSMGVHGALPAKFGEVHPRNQTPGFSTQVMGAAAVVYYVAMSFLSQNLLSDSISAISLFIAFYYALTGFACFWFFRGTLRESPRNLWFRGILPLLGALMLTAAFFISAVQMWDPAYGDTEIFGMGGAFVSGVVLLALGVVLAVVCRFAPGTRDYFLAKRPVPSKL from the coding sequence ATGAGCACAGGAAACTCGACGGCGGGAGTTAGGTCCGGCGGTCAGCCGCCGGCAGTTCCGTCCAAGGGCCTGCGCGCCGGCATCCTGGACCTGGGCGACTCCGTGATGCTGGGGCTGGCTTCCACCGCCCCCGTCTATTCACTCGCCGCCACGCTGGGCCTGATCGTGGCAGTCAACGGCAACTACACGCCCCTGATCCTGCTCCTCGGCTTTGTGCCGGTGCTGTTCATCGCCTACGCCTTCCGGGAACTGAACAGTGCCATGCCGGACTGCGGCACCACCTTCATCTGGGCCCGCCGGGCGTTCGGCCCCTGGGCTGGCTGGCTGGGCGGCTGGGGCGTTGCCCTCGCCGGCATCGTGGTGCTCGCCAACCTGGCCCAGGTGGCCGGACAATACCTGTGGCTGCTCATCGGCGACGGTTCGCTGGCGGAGAACGACCTCCTGGTGACGGCCACCGGCGTCGTGTTCATCATCTTCATGACCCTGGTGAACTACCGCGGCATCCGGCTGGGCGAGCACGTCCAGCGGGTCCTGACCTACGTGCAGTATGTCTCGCTGGGCATATTCGCGCTGGCGATTGTGTTCAGGATTACCGGCGGGGCACCGGAAGGCCAGGCCTTCGATTTCGAGTGGTTCAACCCGGCAGGCGCCTTTGCCGATCCCGGAGCCGTAGTCCACGGGGCCCTCCTGGCACTCTTCATCTACTGGGGCTGGGACACCTGCCTGGCGGTGAACGAGGAGACCGAGAATCCCGCCACCACCCCCGGCCGTGGCGCCGTCATCTCCGCGTTCGTGCTCGTGGCGATCTACGTTTCCGTGGCCCTGCTGGTGATGATGTATGCCACCGTGGGCACGGACGGCATCGGCCTGGGCAACGCCGAAAACCAGGACGACGTCTTCCTGGCCATGAGGGACGTCGTGCTGGGGCCGTGGGGCTGGCTGATCGTGGTTGCCGTGCTGGCGTCGGTGCTGTCCTCCACCCAGACCACCATCCTGCCCACCGCCCGCGGCACGCTGTCGATGGGCGTCCACGGGGCCCTGCCGGCCAAATTCGGCGAGGTCCACCCGCGCAACCAGACGCCGGGGTTCTCCACGCAGGTCATGGGTGCCGCCGCCGTCGTGTACTACGTGGCCATGAGCTTCCTCAGCCAGAACCTGCTTTCCGACTCCATCAGCGCCATCAGCCTGTTCATTGCCTTCTACTATGCGCTGACCGGTTTCGCGTGCTTCTGGTTCTTCCGCGGCACGCTGCGCGAGTCCCCCCGCAACCTGTGGTTCAGGGGCATCCTGCCGCTGCTTGGTGCGCTGATGCTGACGGCCGCGTTCTTCATCTCCGCCGTGCAGATGTGGGATCCGGCGTACGGCGATACGGAGATCTTCGGCATGGGCGGTGCCTTCGTCAGCGGCGTGGTGCTGCTGGCGCTGGGCGTGGTCCTGGCCGTGGTGTGCCGCTTCGCCCCCGGCACCCGGGACTACTTCCTGGCAAAACGTCCGGTGCCCAGCAAGCTGTAG